The genomic window ATCCAGGCGCACGAAGACTATTCCGCCGATGAGACGCCCGAGCTCAGCGGCGAGGATCTGGCCGCCCTGCTCGGCGCCTCCTGGAGCGCCGCAAAGGCCTACCCGACCGGAACTGCGGCCCCCGCCATCACGGTCGGCCCGCTGCACGGCGCGAACGGTCAGGTGCTCGACTACGATCTGGTGCGCATCGTCCAGTCCGACGCCCCCTTCCTGGTCGACAGCGTCATGGGCGCCCTGGCGGAAGCCGGCGTGTCGGTACGCGCCCTGTTCCACCCTGTGGTCGAGCTGGACGGCCGTCGCCTGTCGATCATCATGCTGGTCATCGACAGCGTGCCGCAGGAGCGTCGCGACGCCCTGGGCGAAGGCCTGGCCCAGAGCCTGTCGGACGTCCACGCCGCCGTCGCCGATCACGACGCCATGACGTCCCTGATGCGCCAGGCCGTGCAGCGTCTGGAAGAGACCCCGCCCCCGGTCGATCCCGCCGTCCTCGCCGAGAACATCGCCTTCCTGAAATGGCTGAAGAGCGATCATTTCGTCTTCCTGGGCGCGCGCGACTACAGCTATCCGCTGAACGCCGACGGCGACTATGAGGCCGAGGCGCCGCTGGGCCTGTCTACCGACGGCCTGGGCATTTTGGCCGACCCCGAGCGCACCGTGCTGCGTCGCGCGTCGGAACCCGCCGTCCTGACGCGCCAGATGCGCCGCCAGCTGGATCTCAGCGAACCTGTGACGGTGGCCAAGGCCAACGCCCGCTCTCGCGTCCACCGCCGCGCCTACATGGACTATGTCGGGGTCAAGCGTTACGGGCCGGACGGCAAAGCGACCGGCGAGACACGTTTTGTCGGCCTGTTCACGTCGGAAGCCTACGACCAGCTGGCGACCGAGGTGCCGCTGCTGCGTCGCAAGGTGGCCAACGCCCTGGCCCGCGCCGACAAGGCGCCCGGAAGCCACAACGAAAAACGCCTCAAGAACATCCTTGAGAATTATCCCCGCGACGAGCTGTTCCAGGTCAGCGAGGACGAGCTGCTGTCCATCGCCCTGGGCATCCTTCACCTCTATGACCGGCCGCGCATCCGCCTGTTCTCGCGCCAGGACCCGTTCGACCGCTTCGTCTCGGTCCTGTGTTTCATCCCGCGCGAGAAGTTCGATTCCGCCGTGCGCGAACGCATCGGCCAGATCGTCGCCCGCGCCTGGGGCGGCCGCATCTCGGCCTGGTATCCGCAGCTGTCGGACGCGCCCCTGGTGCGCATCCACTACATCATCGGCGTGGAGCCCGGCGCCCACCCGATCCCGGACCCCGCCCAGCTGGAGGCCGACGTCGCCGAGGCTGGTCGCGGCTGGGTCGATCGTTTCGAAGGCGCCCTGCGTCGCTCGGGCGTCGAGGAAGTCGCCGTCGGGCCGCTGAGCGCCCAATGGGCCCGCGCCTTCGGCGCCGCCTATCGCGATCGCTATGACGCCGATGAGGCCGCGACCGACCTGCAATATGTGAACCGGCTGAATGAGACGGGCCTGCCGGGTGAGGGCAAGGCGGTCGCCGTGCGCGCCTTCCGCACGCCGGACGACAGCCGCCTGCAGTTCCGCTTCAAACTCTATCGTCGCGGCCCCGCCGTTCCCCTGTCCGACGTCCTGCCGATCCTGGCCGACATGGGCCTCAAGACGCTGGAGGAATACGGCTATCCGATCCGTCCCATGGGCGAGGAAGAGATCCACGTCCACGAGTTCCTGATGGAGGATCCGCGCGGCGAGGCGCTGGTCTTCGATGACGTGAAGGGCCCGTTCGAGGACGCCTTCGCCGCCGTTTGGACCGGCCGCAACGAAAGCGACGGCTTCAACCGCCTGGTGATCGAACTGGGCGTGGAATGGCGCGACGCCGCCCTGATCCGCACCTTGGCCCACTATCGCCAGCAGACGGGTCTCGACCCCTCCCAAACGGTCCAGGAGGAGGCCCTGCGCGAATATCCCGATGTGGCGCGCGCCCTGCTGTCGCTTTTCAAGGCCAAGTTCGCCCCTGAAGGCGGTTCGGCCGACGACCGCGCGCCGGCCGTCGCCGAGCTGGACGCCAAGATCGTCACCCTGCTGCAGGACGTGAAGAGCCTGGATCACGACCGGGCCCTGCGCCGAATCGCCGCCCTGATCGGCGCGATCAAGCGCACCAACTATTTCCAGCTGGACGCCGACGGTCAGCCCAAGCCGCACATCTCGATCAAGATCGCCTCGCGCGAGCTGGACGACCTGCCCCTGCCCAAACCCTATCGCGAAATCTTCGTCTGGGCGCCCCACGTCGAGGGTGTGCACCTGCGCTTTGGTCCCGTCGCGCGTGGTGGTCTGCGCTGGTCGGACCGTCGCGACGACTTCCGCACCGAGGTGCTAGGCTTGGTCAAGGCGCAGCAGGTCAAGAACGCGGTCATCGTGCCGGTCGGCTCCAAGGGGGGGTTCTATCCCAAGCAACTGCCCCGCACGACGGACCGCGAGGCCATTCAGGGCGAGGCCATCCGCGCCTATCGCACCTTCCTGTCCGGCCTTCTGGACATCACCGACAACATCGCCGCCGACGGGTCGGTGACCCATCCAGCCAATGTCATCGCCTGGGAAGGCGACGACCCCTATCTGGTGGTGGCCGCCGACAAGGGTACGGCGACCTTCTCCGACATCGCCAACGGCGTCTCGGCCGCCTACGGCTTCTGGCTGGGCGACGCCTTCGCCTCGGGCGGCTCCGTCGGCTATGACCACAAGGCCATGGGCATCACCGCGCGCGGCGCTTGGGAGGCGGTCAAGCGCCACTTCCGCGAAATGGGCAAGGACATCCAGACCCAGCCCTTCACCATGGTCGGCGTCGGCGACATGTCCGGTGACGTCTTCGGGAACGGCGCGCTTCTGTCCAAGGCGACGCGTCTGGTCGCCGCCTTCGATCACCGCGACATCTTCATTGATCCGAACCCGGATCATGTGACCAGCTGGACCGAACGCAAGCGTCTGTTCGACCTGCCGCGCTCGTCCTGGCAGGATTACGACAAGGCCCTGATTTCCGAAGGTGGCGGCGTCTTCTCCCGCTCGGCCAAGTCGATCCAGCTGACGCCGCAGATCAAGGCGGCCCTGGACATCGCTGAGGACGAACTGGACCCCGTCAGCCTGATCCGCGCCATCCTGAAGGCGCCGGTCGAACTGCTCTATCTGGGCGGCATCGGCACCTATGTGAAATCGGCGGCCGAAACCGACGCCCAGGTCGGGGACAAGGGCACCGACGCCTTGCGCATCAACGCCGACGAACTGCGGGTCAAGGTGGTGGGCGAGGGCGCAAACCTCGGCTTCACCCAGGCGGGGCGCATCGCCTTCGGTCAGGCCGGCGGCCGGATCAACACCGACGCCATCGACAACTCCGCCGGGGTCGACACCTCCGACCACGAGGTCAACATCAAGATCCTGGTCGGCTCGGCCGTGACCAACGGCGTCCTGCCGGCCGAGGAGCGCACGCCGCTTCTGGCCTCCATGACCGACGAGGTCGGCCTCAAGGTGCTGGCCCACAACTACGACCAGACCCTGGCCCTGACCCTGCAACAGGCCGAAGGCGTCGGCGCCCTGGACGCCCAGCAGCGGTTCATGCAGAGCCTGTCGGCGCGCGGAAAGCTAGACCGCAAGGTCGAAGGCCTGCCCAACGACGCTCGCGTCAAGGAGCTGATGACGGCGGGCATTCCGCTGGCCCGGCCGGAGCTGGCCGTCCTGATGGCCTACGCCAAGCTGGAGCTGTCGGACGATATCGTCGCCTCGCAGGCGCCCGAGGATCCCTTCTTCGAACAGATACTGGTCCGCTACTTCCCCGAGGCTCTGGCCCGGTTCGAGCCGGAGATGAAGAGCCACCGTCTGCGGCGCGAGATCATCGCCACGGTCATGGCCAACGAAGTCGTCAACATGTGCGGCCCGACCTTCCCCGACCGCCTGCGCGGCTCGGCGGAATGCGACACCACCGCCCTGATCATCGCCTTCGAGGCGGCGCGCCGCGTCTTCCGTCTGGACGAAGCCTGGGACGCCGTGTCGGCCCTGGATTTGAAAATCTCGGCCGAGGCGCAGATCGCCCTCTATCAGGAAATCGCTGTCGTCCTGCGTCGTCAGACCTTCTGGCTGGCCCGCCGCGCCAAGGGCGGTCTGTCGGTTCAGGCCCTGATCGACCGCTATCGTCCGATCGCCGACGCCCTGCAGGCCGAGGGCGCGCCGGTCCTGTCGCGCTTCGAACAGGGGCGTCTGGATGCGCGCGTCAAACGCTTCGCCGACCACGGCGCGCCTGAGGATCTGACCCGCAGCATCGCCATCATGCGCCCCCTCGTCGCCGCCTCCGACATCGGGGACTTGGCGCAGGAGGCGAACTGGCCGGTCGCAGCCATGGCGCGCCTGTATCACCAGGTCGGCGCCGCCTTCGACTTCGACCGTCGGCGCGCCGCCGCCGGCTCC from Brevundimonas fontaquae includes these protein-coding regions:
- a CDS encoding NAD-glutamate dehydrogenase, producing MTAHDLRQPVQPITKAALEAAFAKIAGTGPGAVEQTYLIQAHEDYSADETPELSGEDLAALLGASWSAAKAYPTGTAAPAITVGPLHGANGQVLDYDLVRIVQSDAPFLVDSVMGALAEAGVSVRALFHPVVELDGRRLSIIMLVIDSVPQERRDALGEGLAQSLSDVHAAVADHDAMTSLMRQAVQRLEETPPPVDPAVLAENIAFLKWLKSDHFVFLGARDYSYPLNADGDYEAEAPLGLSTDGLGILADPERTVLRRASEPAVLTRQMRRQLDLSEPVTVAKANARSRVHRRAYMDYVGVKRYGPDGKATGETRFVGLFTSEAYDQLATEVPLLRRKVANALARADKAPGSHNEKRLKNILENYPRDELFQVSEDELLSIALGILHLYDRPRIRLFSRQDPFDRFVSVLCFIPREKFDSAVRERIGQIVARAWGGRISAWYPQLSDAPLVRIHYIIGVEPGAHPIPDPAQLEADVAEAGRGWVDRFEGALRRSGVEEVAVGPLSAQWARAFGAAYRDRYDADEAATDLQYVNRLNETGLPGEGKAVAVRAFRTPDDSRLQFRFKLYRRGPAVPLSDVLPILADMGLKTLEEYGYPIRPMGEEEIHVHEFLMEDPRGEALVFDDVKGPFEDAFAAVWTGRNESDGFNRLVIELGVEWRDAALIRTLAHYRQQTGLDPSQTVQEEALREYPDVARALLSLFKAKFAPEGGSADDRAPAVAELDAKIVTLLQDVKSLDHDRALRRIAALIGAIKRTNYFQLDADGQPKPHISIKIASRELDDLPLPKPYREIFVWAPHVEGVHLRFGPVARGGLRWSDRRDDFRTEVLGLVKAQQVKNAVIVPVGSKGGFYPKQLPRTTDREAIQGEAIRAYRTFLSGLLDITDNIAADGSVTHPANVIAWEGDDPYLVVAADKGTATFSDIANGVSAAYGFWLGDAFASGGSVGYDHKAMGITARGAWEAVKRHFREMGKDIQTQPFTMVGVGDMSGDVFGNGALLSKATRLVAAFDHRDIFIDPNPDHVTSWTERKRLFDLPRSSWQDYDKALISEGGGVFSRSAKSIQLTPQIKAALDIAEDELDPVSLIRAILKAPVELLYLGGIGTYVKSAAETDAQVGDKGTDALRINADELRVKVVGEGANLGFTQAGRIAFGQAGGRINTDAIDNSAGVDTSDHEVNIKILVGSAVTNGVLPAEERTPLLASMTDEVGLKVLAHNYDQTLALTLQQAEGVGALDAQQRFMQSLSARGKLDRKVEGLPNDARVKELMTAGIPLARPELAVLMAYAKLELSDDIVASQAPEDPFFEQILVRYFPEALARFEPEMKSHRLRREIIATVMANEVVNMCGPTFPDRLRGSAECDTTALIIAFEAARRVFRLDEAWDAVSALDLKISAEAQIALYQEIAVVLRRQTFWLARRAKGGLSVQALIDRYRPIADALQAEGAPVLSRFEQGRLDARVKRFADHGAPEDLTRSIAIMRPLVAASDIGDLAQEANWPVAAMARLYHQVGAAFDFDRRRAAAGSIPSADHFDRLAVRRLIEDLMNEQAALTRAVARASDPSVGVSEDAAEAAVDAWIGSKQATVEGVRASVDEIEQSGSGWTFAKLTIANATIRDLATAAVNS